A single Corticium candelabrum chromosome 16, ooCorCand1.1, whole genome shotgun sequence DNA region contains:
- the LOC134192661 gene encoding uncharacterized protein LOC134192661, whose amino-acid sequence MKKSLKWQHYLQLVSLLVIALNVMLGVLKMTDSESNDAHSTEDGSKVLFAVLFYSVNGLFTLFFIVNVLFSIRSAVKTCCHSSCKCVHQQGKRVKGNTEMETTPLVSDSD is encoded by the exons ATGAAAAAGAGTCTTAAATGGCAGCATTACCTACAGCTCGTTTCGTTGTTAGTTATTGCTCTCAATGTAATGTTGGGCGTGCTGAAAATGACTGATTCAGAAAGCAATGATGCACATTCCACTGAAGATGGTAGCAAAGTTCTCTTTGCAGTTTTGTTCTACTCCGTTAACGGCTTGTTTACACTATTCTTCATCG TGAACGTATTATTTAGCATTCGATCAGCTGTTAAGACATGCTGTCACAGTAGCTGCAAATGCGTGCATCAACAAGGAAAACGTGTGAAAGGCAATACAGAAATGGAGACGACACCTCTAGTTAGTGATAGTGACTGA
- the LOC134192132 gene encoding uncharacterized protein LOC134192132 — MDSNAWRLCSFGCQSAELCNSLASLAKRLCTEFIDPPVLQAFVACRLIPLNKCPGLRPIGIGETFRRIISKSIAAVVKDDICQCAGSLQVCAGQEGGSEAAIHAMRSIFHADESDCVLLVDAKNAFNTLNRNATLHNSRLICPALSTILINTYRVAITMYVIGGEIIQSVEGTTQGDPLAMAMHAIGTVPLISSLAGICKQVWFADDATGAGTINEVWKWWDKLTEVEGDFGYQTNATKSWLIVKPEAKKQAEVVFANSGVRITTTGKRHLGAALGDDCLVEEYIRGKVDEWAKQVLNLTLIAKTQPHAAYSAFTHGLIGRWNFLLRTVKEISHLLAPLEKVVRQQFITALTGQTAISDEMRSLLALPCRLGGLNIIDPTQMADWHYQTSERITAPLAAEIVNQ, encoded by the coding sequence ATGGACTCTAATGCTTGGCGTCTTTGTTCTTTTGGTTGTCAGTCGGCTGAGCTATGCAACTCCCTAGCTAGCCTTGCAAAAAGACTCTGCACAGAATTCATTGACCCTCCTGTCTTACAGGCGTTTGTTGCATGTAGACTAATACCACTCAATAAATGTCCTGGCTTAAGGCCAATTGGGATTGGTGAAACATTTAGAAGAATAATTTCGAAATCTATTGCAGCAGTAGTGAAGGACGACATCTGCCAATGTGCTGGTTCATTGCAAGTTTGTGCAGGGCAAGAAGGTGGCTCTGAAGCTGCAATTCATGCCATGAGATCAATATTCCACGCTGATGAGTCTGactgtgtgttgcttgtgGACGCAAAAAATGCATTCAACACACTCAATCGTAATGCGACCTTGCATAATTCTAGGTTAATATGTCCTGCTCTCTCAACAATACTGATTAACACCTACAGAGTGGCAATTACCATGTACGTTATCGGCGGAGAGATAATACAATCAGTGGAAGGAACAACTCAAGGAGACCCATTGGCTATGGCAATGCATGCCATCGGAACTGTTCCTCTGATCTCTAGCCTTGCGGGAATTTGTAAACAAGTATGGTTTGCAGACGATGCGACTGGAGCAGGTACCATAAATGAAGTTTGGAAATGGTGGGACAAGCTGACTGAAGTAGAAGGGGATTTTGGTTATCAAACCAATGCGACCAAGTCATGGTTAATCGTAAAACCTGAGGCAAAGAAACAAGCTGAAGTGGTCTTTGCAAATTCCGGTGTTCGTATAACAACTACAGGAAAGCGACATCTGGGTGCTGCCTTGGGTGATGACTGCTTGGTCGAGGAGTATATACGAGGAAAGGTAGATGAATGGGCTAAGCAAGTGTTGAACTTGACATTAATTGCAAAAACGCAACCACACGCTGCTTACTCAGCATTTACACATGGTTTGATAGGGAGATGGAACTTCCTGCTGCGTACAGTCAAAGAGATTTCACATCTACTGGCTCCATTGGAGAAGGTCGTCCGTCAACAATTCATTACTGCTCTCACAGGTCAAACTGCTATCAGCGACGAAATGAGAAGCCTTCTAGCTTTACCTTGTAGACTTGGTGGTCTAAATATTATTGACCCTACACAAATGGCTGATTGGCATTATCAAACTTCAGAACGAATTACCGCCCCTCTTGCAGCTGAGATTGTAAATCAATAA
- the LOC134192541 gene encoding probable transcriptional regulatory protein Pmob_0807: MDLFRRSCCIFRPAVCRRWPDLTFYRFSGHNKWSKIKHRKESADMWRSKVIAKLVREIPAAVREGSADVNHNLQLASLVSKVVVVVVVVGGRGEGEKMMVEARGQTGYALFIETVTDNKQRTRYEIQRILVKKWASLL, translated from the exons ATGGATTTATTTCGCCGAAGTTGTTGCATTTTCCGTCCTGCAGTATGTCGTCGGTGGCCTGATTTGACATTTTATCGGTTCTCGGGTCATAACAAATGGTCAAAGATCAAACACCGCAAAGAAAGTGCAGATATGTGGAGATCCAAAGTTATTGCAAAACTTGTTCGGGAAATTCCAGCTGCAGTGAGAGAAGGTAGTGCAGACGTCAACCACAATCTTCAACTCGCCAGCTTAGTGTCTAAGG ttgttgttgttgttgttgttgtt GGTGGTCGGGGTGAAGGGGAGAAGATGATGGTTGAAGCTCGTGGCCAGACAGGATATGCTTTGTTCATTGAAACTGTAACTGACAACAAGCAAAGAACTCGATACGAAATTCAACGCATTCTAGTCAAGAAATGG GCTTCTCTCCTTTGA
- the LOC134192133 gene encoding uncharacterized protein LOC134192133, with translation MCNLLQAYSNATAMKVIALKAFVVLQVLLLQNPSAKSKSRDHVHHLQRRLNLWKEGRFDELFREGKAIQQRLESSKERPSNQQIERIFSRLMVQGKVNAALRYLSDNTNGGILAMDEIVEGSNSQTARNVLKEKHPAS, from the coding sequence ATGTGTAATCTTTTGCAAGCATATAGCAATGCAACAGCTATGAAAGTTATTGCACTGAAAGCTTTCGTTGTCTTGCAAGTCCTGTTGTTGCAAAATCCGAGTGCAAAATCAAAGAGCAGGGATCACGTCCATCACCTCCAGCGTCGGCTGAACTTGTGGAAGGAAGGAAGATTTGATGAGTTGTTTAGGGAAGGAAAAGCTATACAGCAGCGCCTAGAGTCATCAAAGGAACGCCCTTCAAATCAACAGATTGAACGAATATTCAGTCGCCTAATGGTTCAAGGCAAGGTGAACGCTGCTCTTAGATATTTGTCAGACAATACCAATGGAGGAATCTTGGCAATGGATGAAATAGTGGAAGGGTCTAATAGTCAAACTGCCAGGAATGTTCTCAAAGAAAAGCACCCAGCCTCGTAA
- the LOC134192107 gene encoding uncharacterized protein LOC134192107 isoform X2 encodes MTSRKRSASDKFSLVAFNAVSRSRRQRDRLSEVDQWRVINMPVGYLARRRRSMQLLSLPAEGDGQKEKKRPPKLSPFLRFRRAARVILHLCRFCLSIAKACRDMTPASIDELLYFAGKGAQESNRFGFNKDRYRRNFGDSMPPWAVDLLKKPPLDRNPRELRRLQGLMRTVDGYRCFSSGLQQETSQVVQYERYGPNRIVLKEGHIGNTFYIVYSGSLFVNRYEYDRITGQRHLVTATLLQKGNCFGGRCKVLRKVNIQKLRAKVEKEREEAAVNTWIKTHLLPPMCPKPVSAKHQAAQHRKQQSPSDGQLKRKSLPLNLTEEEDEKEVYIHVGNITAKTVFDLSWLDSNGPPPTLCLVSEGVQALRVPKSEFMNRATDEARETARNCIVKFCTDGELYDECSKYNKWRTFRQRTLSDNISSQIERGVWRTQKAAEATLVSMFQTATKPIEFPRYFQRSKDKQKQLQRRTSGLPFDSMALMSQLTMSNFSTKF; translated from the exons ATGACCAGTAGAAAAAGGAGTGCCAGTGATAAGTTCTCTTTGGTAGCTTTCAATGCAGTATCGAGGTCACGACGACAACGAGACAGGCTTAGTGAAGTGGATCAATGGCGCGTAATCAACATGCCAGTTGGCTATCTAGCACGCAGAAGGCGGAGCATGCAGTTGCTCTCTCTTCCCGCGGAAGGAGATGGGCAGAAAGAGAAAAAAAGACCGCCCAAGCTTTCT CCATTTTTGAGGTTCAGGAGAGCAGCTAGAGTGATTCTCCACTTGTGCAGATTTTGTCTCTCTATTGCAAAAGCATGTCGAGACATGACTCCTGCCTCTATTGATGAATTGCTATATTTTGCTGGCAAAGGTGCTCAAGAGAGCAACAGATTCGGTTTCAACAAGGACAGATACAGAAGAAATTTTGGG GATTCAATGCCTCCTTGGGCAGTAGATCTTCTTAAGAAACCACCATTGGATCGGAACCCAAGAGAACTTAGACGTCTTCAAGGTTTGATGAGAACAGTAGATGGTTATAGATGTTTTTCAAGTGGGTTACAGCAAGAAACAAGTCAAGTCGTGCAGTATGAAAG GTACGGACCAAACAGAATTGTTCTGAAAGAAGGGCACATTGGCAATACTTTCTATATTGTCTATTCTGGATCACTGTTTGTCAATCGTTATGAATACGACCGAATTACTGGGCAACGTCACCTTGTCACTGCTACTCTTCTCCAAAAAGGAAACTGCTTTGGA GGCAGATGCAAAGTGTTGAGGAAAGTCAACATACAAAAGCTCAGAGCTAAAGTAGAGAAAGAAAGGGAAGAGGCTGCTGTCAACACGTGGATAAAAACTCATCTTTTGCCTCCAATGTGCCCTAAACCAGTGTCTGCAAAGCACCAAGCTGCACAACATAGAAAACAACAGAGCCCCTCTGATGGTCAACTAAAAAGAAAGTCTCTACCATTAAATCTAACCGAGGAAGAAGATGAGAAGGAAGTATATATTCATGTTGGAAACATCACAGCTAAAACTGTCTTT GACTTATCATGGCTGGACAGTAACGGTCCTCCACCCACCCTTTGCCTTGTCAGTGAAGGTGTGCAAGCTCTCCGTGTGCCAAAATCAGAATTCATGAATCGAGCAACTGATGAAGCACGCGAAACTGCACGCAACTGCATTGTAAA atTCTGTACAGATGGAGAATTGTATGATGAATGTagcaaatacaacaaatgGCGAACATTTCGGCAAAGAACACTTAGTGACAATATTTCATCTCAAATAGAAAGGGGAGTTTGGAGAACACAGAAGGCTGCCGAAGCAACACTAGTCTCCATGTTTCAAACGGCAACTAAACCAATAGAGTTTCCAAGATACTTCCAAAgaagcaaagacaaacagaaacaactaCAAAGAAGAACATCAGGACTGCCATTTGATTCAATGGCATTAATGTCACAACTCACAATGTCAAATTTTAGCACAAAATTctaa
- the LOC134192540 gene encoding uncharacterized protein LOC134192540 yields the protein MTCKRHGGPIWQHDFIVSAWCRCLNSADVLHKKEVRNLYVDSLGRPDIVTFDSGSLTNAEIDVSLAHPYNKEVVSSSAKVTGHASLVREQHKKEKYKQFHHPGGQRPDVIPLVHEHFGRWGKEAINFLKSLGDRSKDEYGQYNKKDFMSVSRRRISVALQKGNAKVILRKLERLIYAFSSLDLAFTDVQSYVH from the coding sequence atgacATGCAAGCGTCACGGTGGCCCAATTTGGCAGCACGACTTCATTGTCTCGGCCTGGTGCAGGTGTCTAAATTCAGCTGATGTTCTCCACAAGAAGGAAGTGCGCAACCTCTATGTCGACAGCCTTGGTCGCCCGGATATTGTGACCTTTGACTCAGGTAGCTTGACCAATGCTGAGATAGATGTCTCGCTAGCTCATCCCTACAACAAGGAGGTGGTTAGCTCTAGTGCTAAAGTGACTGGCCATGCCTCCCTTGTTCgagaacaacacaagaaagagaagtACAAGCAATTTCACCATCCAGGAGGACAACGTCCAGATGTCATCCCCTTGGTAcatgaacattttgggagatggGGCAAGGAAGCCATTAACTTCCTTAAGTCCCTAGGGGATCGCTCCAAGGATGAATAtggtcaatacaacaaaaaggaTTTTATGTCAGTGTCTAGACGCCGGATTAGCGTTGCACTTCAGAAAGGCAATGCTAAAGTTATTCTAAGGAAGCTGGAAAGACTAATTTATGCTTTTTCTTCGCTTGACCTTGCTTTCACAGACGTTCAGTCTTACGTTCATtag
- the LOC134192107 gene encoding uncharacterized protein LOC134192107 isoform X1, translated as MTSRKRSASDKFSLVAFNAVSRSRRQRDRLSEVDQWRVINMPVGYLARRRRSMQLLSLPAEGDGQKEKKRPPKLSPFLRFRRAARVILHLCRFCLSIAKACRDMTPASIDELLYFAGKGAQESNRFGFNKDRYRRNFGDSMPPWAVDLLKKPPLDRNPRELRRLQGLMRTVDGYRCFSSGLQQETSQVVQYERYGPNRIVLKEGHIGNTFYIVYSGSLFVNRYEYDRITGQRHLVTATLLQKGNCFGEIALINDCRRTATVVTREPVELLSIDKRNFLKRPSGFQSEMMLKEKFAREVQLFSGWKKNELQELLFKSQVIDYQIGKVIDQNGSNSRYLYILMEGRCKVLRKVNIQKLRAKVEKEREEAAVNTWIKTHLLPPMCPKPVSAKHQAAQHRKQQSPSDGQLKRKSLPLNLTEEEDEKEVYIHVGNITAKTVFDLSWLDSNGPPPTLCLVSEGVQALRVPKSEFMNRATDEARETARNCIVKFCTDGELYDECSKYNKWRTFRQRTLSDNISSQIERGVWRTQKAAEATLVSMFQTATKPIEFPRYFQRSKDKQKQLQRRTSGLPFDSMALMSQLTMSNFSTKF; from the exons ATGACCAGTAGAAAAAGGAGTGCCAGTGATAAGTTCTCTTTGGTAGCTTTCAATGCAGTATCGAGGTCACGACGACAACGAGACAGGCTTAGTGAAGTGGATCAATGGCGCGTAATCAACATGCCAGTTGGCTATCTAGCACGCAGAAGGCGGAGCATGCAGTTGCTCTCTCTTCCCGCGGAAGGAGATGGGCAGAAAGAGAAAAAAAGACCGCCCAAGCTTTCT CCATTTTTGAGGTTCAGGAGAGCAGCTAGAGTGATTCTCCACTTGTGCAGATTTTGTCTCTCTATTGCAAAAGCATGTCGAGACATGACTCCTGCCTCTATTGATGAATTGCTATATTTTGCTGGCAAAGGTGCTCAAGAGAGCAACAGATTCGGTTTCAACAAGGACAGATACAGAAGAAATTTTGGG GATTCAATGCCTCCTTGGGCAGTAGATCTTCTTAAGAAACCACCATTGGATCGGAACCCAAGAGAACTTAGACGTCTTCAAGGTTTGATGAGAACAGTAGATGGTTATAGATGTTTTTCAAGTGGGTTACAGCAAGAAACAAGTCAAGTCGTGCAGTATGAAAG GTACGGACCAAACAGAATTGTTCTGAAAGAAGGGCACATTGGCAATACTTTCTATATTGTCTATTCTGGATCACTGTTTGTCAATCGTTATGAATACGACCGAATTACTGGGCAACGTCACCTTGTCACTGCTACTCTTCTCCAAAAAGGAAACTGCTTTGGA GAAATTGCTCTAATTAATGACTGTCGCCGAACTGCCACTGTGGTGACCAGAGAGCCAGTGGAACTCCTCTCTATTGACAAAAGGAACTTTTTAAAACGCCCGTCAGGATTTCAATCAGAAATGATGCTTAAAGAAAAGTTTGCAAG AGAAGTGCAGTTGTTTAGCGGCTGGAAGAAAAATGAGTTACAAGAATTGCTGTTTAAGTCACAAGTGATTGAT TATCAGATTGGGAAAGTGATAGACCAAAATGGTTCAAACAGTCGCTACTTGTATATACTGATGGAG GGCAGATGCAAAGTGTTGAGGAAAGTCAACATACAAAAGCTCAGAGCTAAAGTAGAGAAAGAAAGGGAAGAGGCTGCTGTCAACACGTGGATAAAAACTCATCTTTTGCCTCCAATGTGCCCTAAACCAGTGTCTGCAAAGCACCAAGCTGCACAACATAGAAAACAACAGAGCCCCTCTGATGGTCAACTAAAAAGAAAGTCTCTACCATTAAATCTAACCGAGGAAGAAGATGAGAAGGAAGTATATATTCATGTTGGAAACATCACAGCTAAAACTGTCTTT GACTTATCATGGCTGGACAGTAACGGTCCTCCACCCACCCTTTGCCTTGTCAGTGAAGGTGTGCAAGCTCTCCGTGTGCCAAAATCAGAATTCATGAATCGAGCAACTGATGAAGCACGCGAAACTGCACGCAACTGCATTGTAAA atTCTGTACAGATGGAGAATTGTATGATGAATGTagcaaatacaacaaatgGCGAACATTTCGGCAAAGAACACTTAGTGACAATATTTCATCTCAAATAGAAAGGGGAGTTTGGAGAACACAGAAGGCTGCCGAAGCAACACTAGTCTCCATGTTTCAAACGGCAACTAAACCAATAGAGTTTCCAAGATACTTCCAAAgaagcaaagacaaacagaaacaactaCAAAGAAGAACATCAGGACTGCCATTTGATTCAATGGCATTAATGTCACAACTCACAATGTCAAATTTTAGCACAAAATTctaa